A segment of the Symmachiella macrocystis genome:
GCTGACAAAGAGTTGATGGCTCCCGGCGATCGTCCCATCGAAATCGTCAACGGCGGTAAGGTCCGCAAGGATCTATTGGGCTAGGCTGAGCGGCACAGAGCGCACTTGCTGAAGTATGCGCTCACTCCCTGTTTTGGTGAAATCAATGTTTTTCGAAACGGCCCTGCCGATTTTCGTGATGGAAACATAGAGGTTTGTCATGTTGCGACGATTTTCATTGGGTGTTTGTGCTTGTGTGGTGTTGGCTGCCATCACGTTAGGGGCGGCCACGGCGATTGCTGCTTCCCCTTCGCTGAAGATCATCCTGCCGCGCGGCGTGCAGCGGGGGACGGAAAGCGTCATCTCCTTCAGTGGAGCCCGCATGGCCGATGCCGAGGAGATCTTCTTTTATTCTCCCGGCTTTGAGGTGACCAAAATCGAAGCCGACGGAGCCAACGTTGCAAAAGCCACCGTCAAAATCGCATCCGACTGCCGACTCGGCGAACATGTGGCCCAGGTTCGTACAAAATCCGGGATTTCAGAATTCCGCGTGTTTTACGTCGGTGCTTTGCCCATCGTCAACGAAGCTGAGCCGAACAACGATTTTGCGGAACCTCAAAAAATTGACTTGAACGTCACCGTGCATGGCTTGGTCACCAACGAAGACGTCGACTACTACATGGTCGAAGCCAAAAAGGGACAACGCATTGCTGCGGAAATTGAAGGCATGCGGTTGGGCGAAACCATGTTCGACCCCTATTTGGCGATCCTGGATTCCAAACGCTTTGAACTGGCTTCGGCCGATGACACACCGTTGGTCAAACAGGATGCGGCCGTTTCGGTGATCGCTCCGGAAGATGGACAATACTTTATCGAGGTCCGCGAAAGTGCATACGGCGGCAGCGCAGCTTGCCGTTACTGCGTGCACATTGGCACGTTCCCCCGCCCCACCGGAGTTTATCCGGCCGGAGGAAAAATCGGGGAAGAAGCTGAGGTGCGGTTTCTGGGAGACGCAGGCGGAGAAATCGCCGCGAAACTACCGCTACCGGCGGAGATCATTCCGAACTACTCAGTGTTCGCCACAGCAGAGGGCAGCATCGCCCCCTCGGGAAATCCATTTCGGTTGTCAGAGCATGGGAATGCTTTGGAAGTCGAACCGAACAACGAATTCGCTCAAGCGACCCCCACAGAATTGCCGCTGGCCTTCAACGGAATTATTTCTGAACCGGGCGATGTCGACTGCTTTAGGTTCGCCGCGAAAAAGGGGCAAGTCTTCGAAGTCGAATGCTACGCTCGTCGCTTACGGACTCCGTTGGATCCGGTCCTCAACTTGTATAAGGCAGACGGTAGCAGTATTGCCGGCAACGATGATTCGCGCGGCCCCGACAGTTATATTCGATTTAAAGTGCCCGAAGATGGCGAGTACATCGTTCGCGTGACCGACCACCTTGGCAAAGGGGGAGCCGACTACGTGTACCGTATTGAGTTCTCCGGGGTCACCCCGTCATTGAAGCTGGGGATCCCTCGGACGGCACGCTATTCGCAATACCGCCAGTCGATTTTCGTCGCTCGGGGAAACCGCTTTGGTTCATTGATTTCAGCCAGTCGTGCCAATTTTAGTGGCGAACTGATTCTGGATCCCAAGGAATTGCCCCCTGGCATCACGATGGTTTGCGAGCCGATGGCTGGCAATCTAAACACCATGCCGGTGGTCTTCGAAGCTGCCGCCGATGCACCATTGGGTGGGATGCTCGTCGATTTCCGCGCACGTCATGCGGATGAAAAGAAAGACATCAGCGGCGGGTATAGCAACCGCGCCGACTTCGTGATCGCTGCACCGGGACAATCGTTGTACTCCTGGCGCGACGTGGACAAATTGGCAATCGCAGTCGTGGATGAACTTCCGTTTCACTTGGAAATCGTGGAGCCCAAAGTCCCGTTGGTGCGCAACGGATCGATGCAACTGAAAATTGTGGCGCATCGCAAAGAGGGTTTCAAAGCAGCGATCAACGTCCAGTTGCCTTTCCGTCCCCCCGGAGTGGGTGCGTCCAGTTCGGTCACCATCCCTGAAGGTCAAAACGAAGTTTTGTATCCCTTAAACGCCAATAGCGGCGCGGGGATTAAAAAATGGAAGATCTATGCTCTCGGCTCGGCGGATGTCGGGGGAGCGGGTTGGGTGGCGTCGCAATTGGCGACCTTGGAAGTCGCCGAACCGTATGTGACCATCGCCTTGGAACGCTCGGCTGTCGAAAAAGGGCAGAAGACGGAAATCTTCGGGAAACTGACGCACAGTCACCCCTTCGAAGGCAACGCGACCGTACGCTTGGTCGGACTACCGCATATGGTCGCTGCCCCGGAATTAGAAATCACTAAAGAGACCGCCGAAGTGACCTTTGCCGTAACTTCTGATAAGGCCAGTCCGGTGGGGACTCACAAAAATGTGATCTGCCAAGTGATCATTACCGAGAACGCCGAGCCGGTTGTGCACAGTAATGTCGGGGCCACTGAATTACGTATCGACGAACCGCTGCCCCCCAAACCCGATGCACCCGCACCGAAACCGGCGGCAAAACCTAAGGCAGCAAAACCTGCCGAACCGAAGCCAGCGCCCGAAAAACGCCTGACGCGTTTGGAGAAATTGCGACTCGAAGCCAAAGAACGCGCCGAAGGAACGGCAGCGTCGAAATAATTCCGCAGTACGCGTGACCCATGCTGGAGAAGGCGCGGGTCGACGACAACGATATATATTTCTCATGACCCCGGACGCACCGGGGAATGAACGAGTTTTTAAGGAACACGAATCATCATGCATTTCGTATCCCAATGGCGACGGATTGTGTTGGCGTTGACAGTCGTGCTACTCACCGCCGGCATGACGCGCGCGGACGAGCCGCAACCAATTGAAATTCTGGTTTATCCCCCCGACGTAAAGTTGAATACGGCGCGCGATCGGCAGTCATTGATCGTGCAAGCCCGCTATTCCGACGGCATTACGCGCGACGTCACCAAACAAGCCACAATGAAACTGGCCGACCCGGCGTTTGCGAAACTCGAAAACAGCTCGCTCCATCCCACAGCCGATGGTGCGACGGAGCTGATCGTTGAATACGCTGGTCTGACGGCAAAGATTCCCGTCGAAGTGGCTGCGGCCACCGCGGACCGCCCGATCAGTTTTCACTTAGACGTCATGCCCACCTTCATGCGTTCGGGATGTAACATGGGAAGCTGCCACGGTGCAGCACGGGGCAAAGACGGGTTTCGCCTCTCGTTGTTCGGATTTGATCCGGTCGGCGATCACCATCGACTGACGCGGGAAATCAGTGGACGACGGATCAATCTCGCACTGCCCGAGGCGAGTCTCTTATTGGAAAAATCGACCGGAAAAGTCGCGCATGGCGGTGGTAAACGTTTTACTGAAGATGGTGAAATCAATGCGACGATCGTCCGCTGGCTGAAAGCCGGAGCACCGCTGGATGCCGGCGAAGTTCCGCAGGTCGTTGAGTTGGAACTCTACCCCAAAGGGTCTGTGCTCGACGGACAGGGAACGACGCAAAAATTAACTGTACGCGCCAAGTACTCCGACGGTACGGATCGCGACGTCACTTCGCTGGCGCAGTTTATTAGCAACAACGACAACTCGGCGACCACTTCGCCGGAGGGAATTGTCGAAGCGCAGAATCGCGGCGAAGCCTTCATCATGGCCCGCTACGACACGCACACTGTGGGAAGCCAATTCATCGTGTTGCCCAAGGGACTGCAATTCACTTGGGCGGAAACGCCGGCGAACAACTATATCGATGAGTTGATCTACGACAAACTCAAGAAACTGCGAATCCAACCGTCAGAATTGTGCAGTGATGAAGAGTTTTTGCGTCGCGCACATCTCGATATTGTCGGCGTCTTGCCGACTATCGACGAGTACAGCCGCTTTACGCAGGACCAAGCTCCCGACAAGCGAGACCGTCTGGTGGACGAACTGCTTGACCGGAAGGAATTCGTCGAGATCTGGGTGATGAAGTGGGCGGAGTTACTGCAAATTCGCACCACCCGGACCGTGACCTACAAATCAATGCTCCGCTATTACAACTGGCTGCAGGGGCAAGTTGCCAGCAATGTTCCCATGGACAAAATGGTTCAAGAACTCTTGGCCTCCAATGGAGGGACATTCTCCAATGCGGCAACGAATTACTATCAGACCGAAACGGAAACGTTGAAGGTTTCGGAAAATGTCGCGCAGGTATTTATGGGC
Coding sequences within it:
- a CDS encoding PPC domain-containing protein; the protein is MLRRFSLGVCACVVLAAITLGAATAIAASPSLKIILPRGVQRGTESVISFSGARMADAEEIFFYSPGFEVTKIEADGANVAKATVKIASDCRLGEHVAQVRTKSGISEFRVFYVGALPIVNEAEPNNDFAEPQKIDLNVTVHGLVTNEDVDYYMVEAKKGQRIAAEIEGMRLGETMFDPYLAILDSKRFELASADDTPLVKQDAAVSVIAPEDGQYFIEVRESAYGGSAACRYCVHIGTFPRPTGVYPAGGKIGEEAEVRFLGDAGGEIAAKLPLPAEIIPNYSVFATAEGSIAPSGNPFRLSEHGNALEVEPNNEFAQATPTELPLAFNGIISEPGDVDCFRFAAKKGQVFEVECYARRLRTPLDPVLNLYKADGSSIAGNDDSRGPDSYIRFKVPEDGEYIVRVTDHLGKGGADYVYRIEFSGVTPSLKLGIPRTARYSQYRQSIFVARGNRFGSLISASRANFSGELILDPKELPPGITMVCEPMAGNLNTMPVVFEAAADAPLGGMLVDFRARHADEKKDISGGYSNRADFVIAAPGQSLYSWRDVDKLAIAVVDELPFHLEIVEPKVPLVRNGSMQLKIVAHRKEGFKAAINVQLPFRPPGVGASSSVTIPEGQNEVLYPLNANSGAGIKKWKIYALGSADVGGAGWVASQLATLEVAEPYVTIALERSAVEKGQKTEIFGKLTHSHPFEGNATVRLVGLPHMVAAPELEITKETAEVTFAVTSDKASPVGTHKNVICQVIITENAEPVVHSNVGATELRIDEPLPPKPDAPAPKPAAKPKAAKPAEPKPAPEKRLTRLEKLRLEAKERAEGTAASK
- a CDS encoding DUF1549 and DUF1553 domain-containing protein; amino-acid sequence: MHFVSQWRRIVLALTVVLLTAGMTRADEPQPIEILVYPPDVKLNTARDRQSLIVQARYSDGITRDVTKQATMKLADPAFAKLENSSLHPTADGATELIVEYAGLTAKIPVEVAAATADRPISFHLDVMPTFMRSGCNMGSCHGAARGKDGFRLSLFGFDPVGDHHRLTREISGRRINLALPEASLLLEKSTGKVAHGGGKRFTEDGEINATIVRWLKAGAPLDAGEVPQVVELELYPKGSVLDGQGTTQKLTVRAKYSDGTDRDVTSLAQFISNNDNSATTSPEGIVEAQNRGEAFIMARYDTHTVGSQFIVLPKGLQFTWAETPANNYIDELIYDKLKKLRIQPSELCSDEEFLRRAHLDIVGVLPTIDEYSRFTQDQAPDKRDRLVDELLDRKEFVEIWVMKWAELLQIRTTRTVTYKSMLRYYNWLQGQVASNVPMDKMVQELLASNGGTFSNAATNYYQTETETLKVSENVAQVFMGMRIQCAQCHNHPFDRWTMGDYYSFAAFFSQIGRKQGEDPREKIIFNSGRGEVKHPVTGAVMPPKFLGGVVPDVAGKDRREVMAKWLASAENPYFAPNLANIVWAHFFGKGIINEVDDVRISNPPVNAELLAELARRFTEYNYDFKKLVRDICTSRTYQLATQTNETNATDNSNFSHMALRRVRAEVLLDAVTQVTDTKNKFRGLPSGARAVQISDGNTSTYFLKTFGRASRGTVCACEVKMEPNLSQALHLLNGDTVNKKIQQGKLVEQRLNEKKSPQEIIDEIYIRCLTRHPTDKEKAALESILVAEKDQKAVLEDVFWALMNSREFLFNH